From Geomonas agri, one genomic window encodes:
- a CDS encoding Arm DNA-binding domain-containing protein, with the protein MKHKTHQDVLLFDIDDKKQGTIIRKPGSRNLYFLFYYFNRRVEKTTGLPDTKKNRDKARLWLDRAMEKIAASKFVFADAFPGASEEEKAYFAKLEGWQYTPEPRDILFGAYVQEWFESVWSNYPVGTKKDDYKQIIDYWLVPYFGDMTFFQISGVELQKFISSLKRKKGVKKGLPLSKARAVNILIPLRSIWNDACDQFRWVLHNPFTNLKKHLPKTRPKRREGFRYQEWQEFLKHIDPWYQPVVELMLLTGMINSEMAGLRRSDIHPDYIMVQHTNVRGREQDTPKTFYRIRKIPITKAIRQRLDILLSRSTGDLVVTTKTGTVFRPANFLKDVWTKAGKASGITDKVPYSLRHSFAAWALTLRIDPNRLVRLMGHGSKKMVYEVYGDYIEGLEEDIWQILDYFGRDFIEPKKKQAASILAFPGQPLTVPSPVLTLPTAINESPDSL; encoded by the coding sequence ATGAAACACAAAACCCACCAAGACGTTTTGCTCTTTGACATCGACGACAAGAAACAGGGAACCATCATCAGAAAACCTGGGTCGCGCAACCTCTACTTCCTTTTCTACTACTTCAACCGGCGTGTCGAAAAAACAACCGGCCTCCCCGACACCAAGAAGAACAGGGATAAAGCTCGGCTCTGGCTGGATCGGGCAATGGAAAAGATCGCAGCAAGCAAGTTCGTCTTTGCTGACGCCTTCCCTGGAGCATCTGAAGAGGAAAAGGCTTACTTCGCCAAACTAGAGGGGTGGCAATACACCCCTGAGCCTAGGGATATCCTCTTCGGGGCTTACGTCCAGGAATGGTTTGAAAGTGTTTGGAGCAATTACCCCGTAGGGACCAAAAAGGACGATTACAAGCAAATCATCGACTACTGGCTTGTTCCGTACTTCGGGGATATGACCTTCTTCCAGATCAGCGGCGTGGAGCTGCAAAAGTTCATCAGCTCACTGAAGAGGAAAAAGGGCGTAAAGAAGGGGCTGCCACTTTCAAAAGCGCGGGCCGTGAACATCCTCATTCCCCTTCGTTCCATCTGGAATGATGCCTGCGACCAATTCAGATGGGTTCTTCACAACCCCTTCACGAACCTGAAAAAGCACCTTCCCAAGACCCGCCCCAAACGCCGGGAGGGCTTTCGCTATCAAGAATGGCAGGAATTCCTCAAGCACATTGACCCTTGGTATCAGCCGGTCGTTGAATTGATGCTTCTAACCGGCATGATCAATTCGGAAATGGCGGGGCTTCGGCGAAGTGACATCCACCCCGATTACATCATGGTGCAGCACACCAACGTAAGGGGACGTGAACAGGACACGCCAAAAACCTTCTACCGGATACGCAAAATTCCAATCACCAAAGCAATCCGGCAACGGCTTGACATCCTCCTCTCCAGGAGTACCGGCGATCTGGTTGTCACTACCAAGACCGGAACCGTCTTCCGGCCTGCAAACTTCCTGAAAGACGTTTGGACCAAGGCGGGAAAAGCAAGCGGCATAACAGACAAGGTGCCTTATTCCCTGCGCCACTCCTTCGCAGCCTGGGCGCTTACTCTTCGGATAGATCCTAACCGCCTTGTGCGGCTTATGGGGCATGGATCTAAGAAGATGGTCTATGAGGTATACGGGGATTACATCGAAGGGCTTGAAGAGGATATTTGGCAGATTTTAGACTACTTCGGAAGAGACTTTATTGAACCCAAGAAGAAACAAGCAGCCAGCATACTAGCTTTCCCAGGTCAACCGTTGACGGTCCCCTCTCCTGTCCTCACCTTGCCAACAGCAATAAACGAAAGCCCCGACTCTCTCTGA
- a CDS encoding response regulator has protein sequence MALKDVRILIVDDEIFFRQVLRAILEKIGFTVVGEAGDGAEALERYRALRPHIVIMDIYMPDMNGIDATKDLLALDPNARVLVASASDFDCDTQAALDAGAKGILMKPFVPKEIYEMIRKLLTGK, from the coding sequence ATGGCTTTGAAGGACGTGAGAATACTCATCGTTGATGACGAGATATTTTTCCGCCAGGTGTTGCGCGCCATCTTGGAGAAGATCGGTTTCACCGTGGTCGGGGAGGCCGGCGACGGTGCCGAGGCCCTGGAGCGGTACCGCGCCCTGCGCCCGCACATCGTGATCATGGACATCTACATGCCGGACATGAACGGCATCGACGCCACCAAGGACCTGCTCGCCCTGGACCCCAACGCCCGGGTGCTGGTTGCCAGCGCCTCCGATTTCGACTGCGACACCCAGGCCGCTCTTGATGCCGGCGCCAAGGGAATCCTGATGAAGCCCTTCGTCCCGAAAGAGATCTACGAAATGATCCGCAAGCTGCTTACCGGCAAGTAG
- a CDS encoding class I SAM-dependent methyltransferase gives MLRPASSVIRYACYFRLAKVHRVLDYGAGLLRNALYLTEEGFQVYAADVPEQVKALAVHPEAGRLAGLLTVGELAQAGLGVDLVLCTFVFNILTTRRKKQYLDNVVANLRPGGLFLIEVNSRQEDAPCGSVLQHYYSCDGNAKSYCHDKLDLQLAPFGLKRVCHYYSSHALAVLYRLTEQKNERCF, from the coding sequence ATGCTCAGACCGGCAAGCAGCGTGATCCGCTACGCGTGCTACTTCAGGCTCGCCAAGGTGCACAGGGTGCTCGACTACGGGGCGGGGTTGCTGCGCAACGCGCTTTATCTCACCGAAGAGGGGTTCCAGGTCTATGCCGCCGATGTCCCGGAACAGGTCAAGGCGCTCGCGGTCCATCCCGAGGCCGGGAGGCTGGCGGGATTGTTGACGGTTGGTGAACTGGCCCAGGCGGGGCTGGGCGTGGACCTGGTGCTGTGCACCTTCGTTTTCAATATCCTGACCACCCGCCGCAAAAAACAGTACCTCGACAACGTGGTGGCCAACCTGCGTCCGGGAGGCCTGTTCCTCATCGAGGTGAACAGCAGACAGGAGGATGCACCCTGTGGCTCGGTCCTGCAACACTATTACAGCTGTGATGGTAACGCAAAGAGCTACTGCCATGACAAACTGGACTTACAGTTGGCCCCCTTTGGCTTGAAGCGTGTCTGTCACTACTACAGTAGTCACGCCTTAGCGGTGCTGTATCGATTGACTGAACAAAAAAATGAGAGATGTTTTTGA